GAAAAATCCGACTGGATCACCATCATAAGTCGGTCAGTGCACCGTATTTAGGTGTTGGCATTTTAATCAGCAAATTAAACCCCAAACGATGCTTATTCTGGgatgtattttcatttaatcGTCCAATCTAATACACATATAGGCTTAGTAAGGATCTTCCTGTTTGATCAGATCAAACTTTATTGGTTTGTTAGcatcaaatgacaacaaaagaaaagttataGGCTTCCATCAAAGATGATTTGTTGAACATTCTTTATGGTGCACTCCTCTGATTTTTAACCacatacaatttaaaaacaaacaaaaaaaaatctaaattagtTTGAAAAATTCAAAGTTAAGACGGTCTAATTTGAGAGCACTTTCAAACCCTTTAACCTCCGTATTATGTATATGTCGTTAAAAGCTACATAACTGCGTTTAAGTGGAAAATGTATCTTTCATAAAGTCGTTGATAGTGAACAAACTTGTGTATTATGATGCGTTTATCAATCAGGTTTAGGCTTCattctgtttgtgctgctctgcGTGTGAAGTAGGCTAAGATGGAGGCGTTTTACGGAAACGCGTCCTGGCTTTTCTTGGACTGAACCACTCGCTCACGACTTCGGTCTCATCGAAGTAGGTAGCTGTGCCATCCGTGTTCATGTTTGAGATACGGTAACACACTGCCTGATTATTTCCTCTGTATCTGTGCAGTGgtggctccaaaagtgaattCTCTTCGGTTGTTTTTTCATTAAGTTCCGATGCATCCCCCCCATCTTATTCTGAAATTAAATATTGTGAATGTACtcttgtttgtgtcattttattaatttacaacTTGTATTAATTTGCAACTTAtacaaagttaaacaaaaaaacactgcatgGAAAAGATTACCTTTTAAACATggtcatttgtaaaaaaatttaaaatgtgttgataaagaggaaaggttttaatttgaaatgctTTCAGTATTTTCgtgatcagaaccagaaccacagatTAGGAGTGTGCCGAAcgatttaagaaaataaagagaaacttGTGTTCATCTTTAAAAGGTGACAGGAactcttaaatttaaaaaaaattaacatttaggGATGCAGATCAGCCTAGTTCTAAACCAACATCATCCAATGCTGAGAAATGAAGGATTATATATAATCTCATGCAACGTCACTATCTGTTGTCCCATCTGGTAGCAGTGGAAGGATTTGTtcggatgactcccagctactaccacctccaattttagctcaatatctgtaaaactgactgagttggagccatttttgtttggacTGAGTACAATTTATTCATCTGTCGATGTTCATCATTAAAAGGTTTCTTTAAGATCTGTCCAGTgggataatttgctaacagacaaaaacatcaccCTGATAAAAACTCAAGTCGGCTGTTAGGGCAAAGGCACCTCTTCGTAGGTAATCCTCATGTACGGAGGTTTCATTGGCAGGTGCCAGTACTCGAAGTTGTAGTAGAGGTAGAAGCTCTTATCCAACACGATCTTCTTGTAGGCCTCCAGCAGGCTGAAAGCCAGGTCCACGAACGACTGGTGCGGCCTGAAGTGGTGGTAAAACTGACGGATGTCCGCCGCCAGGTTCTTCAGCGCGGGCTGCCCGAAGATGGCGCTGTCGTTGCCGAGGTACGCGGGCTCTCCGCTGTACAGGTAGATCTTGGTGTAGTTGGTCTGCGACCGGCTGGACAGCCGGGCGCCCAGCTCGGCCAGCTTCCTGTACGTGCGGTGGACGAACTGCGAGCAGTCGTACGACTCGAACCACGCCATCGTGTTGGGGCCCGGGTCGGACAGAACCGTCCACGTCTCGTAGTAGATGCCAGTCTCGTTGTCCTCCTGCACCCATTGGGCCATGCTATTGAACTGGCTCCctgcaggggaaaaaacaacaacactttaATTCTAATCAGTccaattaacaaaaaaaacaaaaataaaaacagggttTCAAAACAATCCAGAGCCTCTTGACatcaataaaaaagtcaaacctATTACTTTCATGCTGAGACGACCCTCAGTTACAGAGCCACACAAAAGAGGATTCATTTTCTAAAGcgctaaaagcagaaatggtCCTTGTGTTCAATCAGAGGGCATGCTGAGACGGAAGAAATGGAATTATAGTGGCTAaccacatttaaattaaaaatactttatttcaaaattaCATATCTTCTAattcaggtttacaaaacaTGACCAATGTAAGCAAAATATACACTATGTACTGTATTTCCTGATCTagatgtgtgtatatatatatttattacaaTCACTCTTCTTAGTTAAACGTCTTTCTAGTATCTATATCTTTATTCTTTATAGAAGGTaggacattaaaataaataattataaaaaataaaggcctatcaagctttagactaagatcatcttatgttgggaaAGTTatactgtagctgttttggtccaaTCTTGAATATGTTAGCACTAGTATTTATTGGGGATGACTATTAGCTACTACTACGTCAAGCTTTAAAATACCCAAGCTGGAATTTTAACTATGTGACATGGACACTGAGTATTTTTTAGGTCTTTTGTCCTAAAAATGCTCCAACTTCTTCAATCCCTCCTCGACCAGCTTTGATTTGAACCCGTAATGAACCATGCTGTTGTACAGCACGGACAAGGGATTATGTGCAGGAAAAATGGACATAAGGGGACGTCGTTTCCACTGGTGATGTTCTGCGAGACGCCGAGTCTCACCCGTGAGCTCTCCCACTTTCTCCAGGGTGCCGTTCTGCAGCCAGTGCGCGTCGTCGATGCCCTCGAAGAAGCAGGCGGCGCCCTGGTTGCACCAGAAAGGCGCCGCCGCGTCCGGCCGGAGGTGAGGAAAGGTGCAGTTGCCCAGCTGAAAGAGCTCGTACCACTCCATGGTGTAGTTGGCGCCCGTCTCCGAGCTGCTGAAGCCGACGGCGTCGTGCATGATGTGCTGGGAACAGAAACGCCACAAGTGGCTTCGATAAGGAAAGCTACGAGTAACGTCACGCAGCTGCACTTCTGCTTCCAACGTACTCATATGTTTAGTCACCAGCAACAGTGTTGTAAGCTTTACTTTAGACTTTTGGTGTTTAATCAACTTTAATAAGAAGATAATCCCCCCAAAATTGGTTTGTATATTCACCATACTTTATATGGAGTAGGAAAATCCCCACAGTGAGTCTGGAGTTTAACAGCTATAAAGTTTGTGCCTCTGGAAACCTAAAATATcccaaagtgtgtttttttctttgtttgttttaacacgAAGGAATTAAAGCACTTACGACTTTCCCCAGCAAATCGCCGTACTTGAATTCCCACACTGGCGTCTGCAGCCGGTAAACCGAGACCACGTCGCTGTCTCTCATGTAGGGAATGCGTCCATCTCGGTCTCCGGTGGGACAGAAGGGGTACAGGGCTTCACAGTAAGAGTCCACGGCGGGCCGATGGTCAAAGCGCCTGttagacacaaaaacaaaagggaaagTTTTACTTGTAGattctgatttcttttctttttttcactccATCACTAATATTTTATAAAGATAGTCCTCAAACCTCAAAGGCAACACTTTAATACTGATGAATATTTGAGTTTTGGACTTTTAACCActtctttaaatgttaatttttatgattagtttgtttttgctttggaaAGATGAGGAGTTgtgatgtaaaaatgttaaatgttaaattagaTAATGTTGTAATAGCAGATGCATAatggtcatttttacagaaataagaTCAGCTAACAGCTGTCACCTAAAATATAGACAGATTTATGGTTTCAAAAGGCTccaattaaaattttaaatgccTATTATTCACAGTAGTGACAGATACATACTTATTCTACAGACCTCAGGTCAGTGTGCCATGTTTTCTCCAAGACATGATGATGttttaaccataaaataaaataatctgtgcatttttaaaccaatatacacacatttctattttaaatatcaaatatcaGCTAAATATACTTTTAGTTTCAATTCTGCAAATCAGAACTAAAGCGGCAGGATCTGTTTGTGACACAACTCTGTCtagaaacaaaaggtttaatttaatcATTACTCACTAATAAGAAAACGCAGtattcataaataaactttaaaatctacttttagtttaaatactAAAGTAGTAGTAAAATATAAGCTGAATTcgttataaaaataaagagtgtCAGATTTCAGACGTCGCCTGAACGCATCACTCGTACTTCTCCCGGTTGCCCAAGTTTCAAACATGTCGCGCTTTTTAATAAGCATTAAATGACAACACGGGGAGTAAAAATCTggctttaaaacagtttttgacgAAGACAAAATCACTACATCTTAGGTAACTTTAAGACTCAGTCGATGAAAACGAGGACGGTGGTGTTTGTCCACAGGTTTCTCCGTCCCGGACGCTTCCTAATGCGGGTGAAGTTGGACTCTCCGTACCTGTAGGGGACAGGCCACCGCTGCTGTCCCCAAGTCCCGAGCTGAGACACGACATGAAGACACAGGAGCAGCCTGAAACACGCCGACACCTCCGAGGGAAACATGGCGAAGCCAGGAGCGCACAAACGCAAAGTTAAACACAAGTTTGGATGATTGCTTTCACATGATTCCTCCCCGCAGAACAGAAGACTTCCTTGTTTCGAGTCACGTGGTTTTGTTGTTGACGATGGAATCACGTGACCACACAGGACGGAAACTAGCGAGTAACATCAAcctcaaacaaataaaataaaataaaaagtaaaataaagtagGCAAATTCAAAACCAAATTAGGCTTGGATTACTACtgttactactactactactagtaCTACTATTTTTTGCAcaaatctttctgtttgtcttgtaCTTATTTGGCAGTACGTCTAAAAGCTTAACtaaaacaatcataaaataagcctaaataattttagaatgtATACAAGTTTATAAGTTTAAGTAAacatatttaacaaacaaaacattttatgaagttATTGCACTTTATTTCAAAGATTTGGTCAATATTTTGCATAGTAGTTCTGTGACACATTTGCAAAGGGagtaaaaacattcattttattgaattttcttAAACATCAGATGATAATAAACATAATCTAACCACAATAATGAGGTTGAGGTGAtaaatattgttgtttgtttttccccacaGACTCCATAAAGTGCAGttgattaatttaattatttattggaTGCTCGCTTTATTTAGAAGCCCTGTTTGCAAGTAAAGACATGTCTGTACCTGAAACATCTAAAGTATCTAGCTGCtcttctttaaatttttaagcTCTACATTTCCAAATCTTAAGTCTAAGTCTAAGTCTAAGTTTATTCAATCAGTTTGTTTCCctaaacaaaagttttttttaataaagctgtaACTGAATTTATTAATAGGTTTAAGAATCTAAAGGcttaaaataaagtctgaacaCCTTAAACCTGAGTTCATACTGAGCAACAGGAAGTTTATAAAGTGATATTTTTATTCCCAAGTGTCTTGGTTTAGCGACAAactggataaaaataaaacgtcGACCCGTGCGGTGAGCAGTACTCAGGTCTGAACACGA
This genomic stretch from Kryptolebias marmoratus isolate JLee-2015 linkage group LG6, ASM164957v2, whole genome shotgun sequence harbors:
- the cln5 gene encoding ceroid-lipofuscinosis neuronal protein 5 homolog, with amino-acid sequence MFPSEVSACFRLLLCLHVVSQLGTWGQQRWPVPYRRFDHRPAVDSYCEALYPFCPTGDRDGRIPYMRDSDVVSVYRLQTPVWEFKYGDLLGKVHIMHDAVGFSSSETGANYTMEWYELFQLGNCTFPHLRPDAAAPFWCNQGAACFFEGIDDAHWLQNGTLEKVGELTGSQFNSMAQWVQEDNETGIYYETWTVLSDPGPNTMAWFESYDCSQFVHRTYRKLAELGARLSSRSQTNYTKIYLYSGEPAYLGNDSAIFGQPALKNLAADIRQFYHHFRPHQSFVDLAFSLLEAYKKIVLDKSFYLYYNFEYWHLPMKPPYMRITYEEVPLP